One window from the genome of Rufibacter tibetensis encodes:
- the rfbD gene encoding dTDP-4-dehydrorhamnose reductase: MANIELWGGVECTVNRVGDQYFDQLAQSGHAHRLSDLDLFAELGITKIRYPVLWESVAPEHPEQHDWSWATERLNRLRELNIDPIVGLLHHGSGPRYTNLLDEDFPQKLAQYARAVAQQFPWVNYYTPINEPLTTARFSALYGFWYPHTKDDASFAKALLNQINGTKLAMEAIREINPNAKLVQTDDLGYSHSTPALQYQADFENHRRWLSWDLLCGKVDKQHKLWSYLCKIGVPEETLLKLVENPCPPDIIGVNYYVTSERYLDERIIDYPWHTHGSNAKHRYADVEAVRVQTATPLGVLNILEQACARYDIPVVITEAHLCCTREEQMRWLADVWDSASFLREQGKNVLAVTAWSLLGAYDWNSLLTKQAGHYELGPFDLKNSNVPAKTAVSKFLQGLPSGAERHPLLKIDGWWKRVCRSVYTTVPETPEDWSHSAPEQNITKSLVVPPLLITGATGTLGRAFARVCDVRGIPYVLLTRQDMDITDAASVEKVIQKYRPWALVNTAGYVRVDDAEKESAACFRENTEGAVTLAKACKAHHIGFVTFSSDLVFDGQKQAPYVEEDQPQPLNEYGRSKAHAEEKVLAAMPEALVIRTSAFFGPWDEHNFVYQALRAIAHQEPFQAAEDSFVSPTFVPDLVNMTLDLLIDEEKGIWHLANQGSYSWAQLAELAANLAGIEPGPWLQPVPMETFKLPAVRPAYSALGTTKRGVLPSVEDALRRFLHMSEFNFRPVQPEITSSEDEMRFAAQA, encoded by the coding sequence ATGGCAAACATTGAGCTTTGGGGAGGCGTTGAGTGTACCGTAAACCGTGTAGGTGACCAGTACTTTGACCAGCTTGCACAGAGCGGGCATGCACACCGGCTTTCAGACCTGGATCTGTTTGCTGAGTTGGGCATCACAAAAATTCGGTACCCGGTACTGTGGGAAAGTGTTGCCCCAGAACATCCGGAACAACATGACTGGAGTTGGGCAACAGAACGCCTGAACAGACTCCGGGAACTGAACATAGATCCAATCGTGGGGCTGCTGCATCATGGCAGCGGCCCCCGATATACCAATCTCTTAGATGAGGATTTTCCTCAAAAACTGGCGCAATACGCGCGTGCTGTAGCCCAGCAGTTCCCATGGGTAAATTACTACACTCCCATCAATGAGCCGCTGACTACGGCCAGGTTCAGCGCATTATATGGCTTCTGGTACCCGCACACCAAAGATGATGCTTCCTTTGCAAAAGCTTTACTAAATCAAATCAACGGCACTAAACTGGCCATGGAAGCCATCAGGGAAATCAACCCTAATGCTAAACTGGTGCAGACCGATGACCTGGGCTATTCCCACAGTACGCCTGCGTTGCAATACCAGGCAGACTTTGAGAACCACCGCCGGTGGCTTTCCTGGGATTTGCTTTGCGGGAAAGTAGATAAGCAGCATAAGCTTTGGAGTTATTTGTGCAAAATTGGTGTGCCAGAAGAAACCCTTTTGAAACTGGTGGAGAACCCATGTCCGCCAGATATCATTGGGGTGAACTACTACGTCACCAGTGAACGCTACCTGGACGAACGCATTATTGACTACCCGTGGCACACCCATGGCAGCAACGCCAAACACCGGTACGCCGATGTGGAAGCAGTGCGTGTCCAGACGGCCACTCCTCTGGGTGTCCTGAACATTCTGGAACAGGCCTGTGCCCGCTATGATATTCCGGTGGTGATCACAGAGGCCCATCTCTGCTGCACCCGTGAGGAACAGATGCGTTGGCTCGCCGATGTCTGGGATTCTGCCTCGTTTTTGAGAGAACAGGGTAAAAACGTGTTGGCGGTTACGGCCTGGTCCCTTCTGGGGGCTTATGACTGGAACAGCCTGCTCACCAAACAAGCCGGCCATTATGAGCTGGGGCCTTTCGACCTTAAAAACAGCAATGTCCCAGCCAAAACAGCCGTTTCAAAGTTCCTGCAAGGCTTGCCTTCAGGGGCAGAACGCCACCCGCTGCTCAAAATTGACGGATGGTGGAAACGCGTTTGCCGTAGTGTGTACACCACAGTGCCTGAAACCCCGGAAGACTGGAGCCATTCCGCTCCTGAGCAGAATATCACAAAAAGCCTTGTAGTGCCGCCTCTCCTGATTACCGGTGCTACCGGAACATTGGGCCGTGCTTTTGCCCGGGTCTGTGATGTGCGGGGTATTCCGTATGTGTTGCTCACGCGCCAGGACATGGATATTACGGATGCTGCCTCAGTAGAGAAAGTGATCCAGAAATACCGTCCCTGGGCTTTAGTAAATACTGCCGGATACGTGCGGGTAGATGACGCTGAAAAAGAGTCTGCTGCTTGCTTCAGAGAAAACACAGAAGGCGCTGTTACGTTGGCAAAAGCCTGCAAAGCCCACCACATAGGGTTTGTGACCTTCTCCTCTGATCTGGTGTTTGACGGCCAGAAACAGGCGCCATATGTAGAAGAAGACCAACCACAGCCATTGAACGAATACGGCCGCAGCAAAGCACACGCTGAAGAGAAAGTGCTAGCCGCCATGCCCGAAGCCTTGGTGATCAGAACCAGCGCCTTCTTCGGGCCTTGGGATGAGCACAACTTTGTGTACCAGGCTCTGCGAGCAATCGCACATCAGGAGCCGTTCCAAGCTGCTGAGGATAGCTTTGTCTCGCCAACCTTTGTTCCAGACCTGGTGAATATGACGTTGGACTTGCTCATTGATGAGGAAAAAGGCATCTGGCACCTGGCCAACCAAGGTTCTTACAGCTGGGCCCAATTAGCCGAGCTGGCAGCAAACCTGGCGGGGATAGAACCAGGCCCGTGGCTGCAACCAGTACCAATGGAGACATTTAAGTTGCCTGCGGTGCGGCCTGCCTATTCTGCCTTGGGGACTACCAAGCGCGGGGTTTTGCCATCCGTGGAAGACGCCCTCAGAAGATTCCTGCACATGAGTGAGTTTAACTTCAGACCGGTGCAACCAGAAATTACCTCTTCAGAAGACGAGATGCGGTTTGCCGCGCAAGCCTAG